One part of the Georgfuchsia toluolica genome encodes these proteins:
- a CDS encoding GGDEF domain-containing protein: MNLIDPRTLLLVANLFGMLCALVLWVQAKSFPADIEGLADWAKAVILIGCASGLTSMRGIFSDAIAIVTASGMLLLGQLLLIIGLQRFSGRKTTWRPPLDWIGAVLLLMLWLTYGSHSYQGRLFIMSLAHIGFSAVGAYFAWHAAPKGFGSRFLCMFFLLGVVVATWRIATLPITAIETDDIFDHNPVQQIYLGMFSLGALGLSIGFILLANERLRLELEFMATRDPLTGALNRRAFFSRAEIEWARGMRAHRPLAAISSDIDFFKKVNDKHGHHIGDLVIKDYTHRATRMLRLPDILARFGGEEFVILLPDTGMAEAKQVAERIRYEIENQRDKNLPPYTVSFGVSIAQGDAGQMASVEALLAKADAALYRAKQRGRNRVET; the protein is encoded by the coding sequence ATGAACCTTATCGATCCCCGTACCCTCCTGCTGGTCGCCAACCTGTTCGGCATGCTCTGCGCCCTCGTGCTTTGGGTCCAGGCGAAGAGCTTTCCTGCTGACATCGAGGGTCTGGCTGATTGGGCCAAGGCGGTCATACTTATCGGGTGCGCATCGGGACTCACTTCCATGCGCGGCATTTTTTCCGATGCCATCGCCATCGTCACCGCCAGCGGCATGCTCCTGCTCGGTCAATTGCTGCTGATTATCGGACTGCAGCGCTTTTCCGGACGAAAGACGACATGGCGCCCTCCTCTTGACTGGATTGGTGCGGTACTGCTTTTGATGCTATGGCTTACTTACGGGTCGCACAGCTACCAGGGCCGTCTCTTCATCATGTCGCTGGCACATATCGGTTTCTCGGCTGTCGGCGCCTATTTTGCTTGGCATGCAGCGCCAAAGGGTTTCGGCAGTCGTTTTCTGTGCATGTTCTTCCTGCTCGGGGTTGTCGTTGCCACCTGGCGCATTGCAACCCTGCCCATCACGGCCATCGAGACCGATGACATTTTTGATCACAATCCCGTTCAGCAAATTTATCTTGGTATGTTTTCGCTCGGCGCACTGGGTTTGTCAATTGGCTTCATCCTTCTGGCCAATGAGCGCTTGCGGCTGGAACTGGAATTCATGGCAACTCGTGACCCGCTGACCGGGGCGCTCAATCGCCGCGCCTTTTTCAGCCGCGCCGAAATCGAATGGGCGCGGGGCATGCGGGCGCACCGGCCGCTGGCCGCCATTTCGTCGGATATCGATTTTTTCAAAAAGGTCAACGACAAACACGGTCACCACATCGGCGACCTCGTCATAAAGGACTACACCCATCGCGCCACCAGGATGCTGCGCCTGCCGGATATCCTCGCGCGTTTTGGCGGCGAGGAATTCGTGATCCTGTTGCCCGATACGGGAATGGCCGAAGCAAAACAGGTCGCGGAACGTATTCGGTACGAAATCGAAAATCAACGCGACAAGAACTTGCCGCCCTACACGGTGAGTTTTGGGGTGTCGATTGCGCAGGGCGATGCCGGACAGATGGCCAGCGTGGAGGCATTGCTCGCCAAGGCTGACGCGGCGCTTTACCGGGCCAAGCAGCGCGGCCGGAACCGTGTCGAAACGTAG
- the trpE gene encoding anthranilate synthase component I, translating into MTESDFNRLAAQGFNRIPVSVETFADLDTPLSIYLKLANAPDSYLLESVQGGERFGRYSFIGLAASTRIVARGRSVQVVTGGHVVEQNDDINPLDFVTAYMARFKVPDLPELPRLYGGLVGAFGYDTVRYVEPKLAHTHKPDVIGTPDVLLLLSEEIAVVDNLSGKLTLVVYADAGVAGAYGQALLRLAALVAALRLPVTIPPDIVAPSAEADSEFGADAFKAAVVRAKRYIIDGDLMQVVLSQRMSRPFAASPLALYRTLRALNPSPYMFFFNFGDFHVVGASPEILVRLEDGKVTLRPIAGTRRRGATVEEDLTLERELLADEKERAEHLQLLDLGRNDVGRVATTGSVRVTEQYAIERYSHVMHIVSNVEGELRDGENALSVLKASFPAGTVSGAPKVRAMEIIDELEPTKRGIYAGSVGYLGFNGDMDMAIAIRTAVLKDGRLYVQAGAGIVADSNPAAEWEETRSKARAILRAADIAEAGLDTRIG; encoded by the coding sequence ATGACCGAATCCGATTTCAACCGGCTGGCCGCGCAAGGCTTCAACCGGATCCCCGTCAGCGTCGAGACCTTCGCCGATCTCGACACCCCGCTCTCGATCTATCTCAAGCTCGCCAATGCGCCCGATTCCTATCTGCTCGAATCGGTGCAGGGCGGCGAACGCTTCGGCCGCTATTCCTTCATCGGGCTGGCCGCCTCGACCCGCATCGTGGCGCGCGGACGCAGCGTGCAGGTTGTCACCGGCGGCCATGTCGTCGAACAGAACGACGACATCAACCCGCTGGATTTCGTCACCGCCTACATGGCGCGCTTCAAGGTGCCGGACCTGCCCGAACTGCCGCGCCTCTACGGCGGCCTGGTCGGCGCCTTCGGCTACGACACGGTGCGCTATGTCGAACCGAAACTGGCCCACACCCACAAACCCGATGTCATCGGCACACCTGACGTGCTGCTGCTGCTGTCCGAGGAAATCGCCGTCGTCGACAATCTCTCCGGCAAGCTGACCCTGGTGGTCTATGCCGACGCCGGTGTGGCCGGCGCCTACGGCCAGGCACTCCTGCGCCTCGCCGCGCTGGTTGCCGCACTGCGCCTGCCAGTAACGATACCACCCGATATCGTCGCGCCCAGCGCCGAAGCCGATTCCGAATTTGGCGCAGATGCCTTCAAGGCTGCCGTGGTGCGCGCCAAGCGCTACATCATCGACGGCGACCTGATGCAGGTGGTGCTGTCGCAGCGCATGAGCCGGCCCTTCGCCGCTTCGCCGCTGGCGCTGTACCGCACACTGCGCGCGCTGAATCCCTCACCCTACATGTTCTTCTTCAACTTCGGCGATTTCCATGTGGTCGGCGCCTCACCCGAAATCCTGGTGCGCCTCGAAGACGGCAAGGTCACGCTGCGGCCGATCGCCGGCACGCGCAGACGCGGCGCCACGGTAGAAGAGGATTTGACGCTGGAACGCGAACTGCTCGCCGACGAGAAGGAACGCGCCGAACACCTGCAACTGCTCGACCTCGGCCGCAACGATGTTGGCCGCGTCGCCACGACCGGCAGCGTGCGCGTCACCGAACAATACGCCATCGAACGCTATTCGCATGTGATGCACATCGTCTCGAATGTCGAGGGCGAATTACGTGATGGAGAGAATGCACTCTCTGTACTGAAGGCTTCATTTCCGGCCGGCACGGTCTCCGGCGCACCGAAGGTGCGGGCGATGGAAATCATCGATGAACTGGAACCCACCAAGCGCGGCATCTACGCGGGGTCGGTTGGCTATCTCGGCTTCAACGGCGACATGGACATGGCCATCGCCATCCGCACCGCCGTGCTCAAGGATGGCCGGCTCTACGTGCAGGCGGGCGCCGGCATCGTCGCCGATTCGAATCCCGCTGCCGAATGGGAGGAAACCCGCAGCAAGGCACGCGCCATTCTGCGCGCCGCTGATATCGCCGAAGCCGGCCTCGATACCCGAATCGGATAG
- the gph gene encoding phosphoglycolate phosphatase (PGP is an essential enzyme in the glycolate salvage pathway in higher organisms (photorespiration in plants). Phosphoglycolate results from the oxidase activity of RubisCO in the Calvin cycle when concentrations of carbon dioxide are low relative to oxygen. This enzyme is a member of the Haloacid Dehalogenase (HAD) superfamily of aspartate-nucleophile hydrolase enzymes (PF00702).) yields MNFPISIRSVTFDLDGTLLDTVPDLHAAARATLTELGLPECGEDDIRRWVGRGILHLVSCFVACKDDDALYERATQIFRRHYAYFNGRAAKPYPGVLSGLERFHALGKKTGLRMAVITNKSATFTEPLLLSSGLAPYFEFAVSGDSLTEKKPHPLPLLHACERLGSSPAFNLHIGDSRHDVGCARAAGCPVFLLPYGYNEGGDVRKLDCDAIVESLDHAADLIAAQ; encoded by the coding sequence TTGAACTTTCCCATCTCCATCCGCTCGGTCACCTTCGACCTCGATGGCACACTGCTCGACACCGTACCCGATTTGCATGCAGCCGCGCGCGCGACGCTGACCGAACTCGGCCTGCCGGAGTGCGGCGAAGACGATATCCGGCGCTGGGTCGGTCGCGGCATCCTGCATCTGGTGAGTTGCTTCGTCGCCTGTAAGGATGACGATGCCCTGTACGAGCGGGCCACGCAGATATTCCGCAGACATTACGCCTACTTCAATGGCCGCGCCGCCAAGCCCTACCCCGGCGTGCTCTCGGGTCTGGAAAGATTCCACGCCCTCGGCAAGAAAACCGGTCTCAGGATGGCCGTCATCACCAACAAGTCGGCCACTTTCACCGAGCCGCTGCTGCTGTCAAGCGGGCTGGCGCCCTATTTCGAGTTCGCCGTATCCGGCGATTCGCTGACCGAGAAAAAGCCGCATCCGCTGCCCTTGCTGCACGCCTGCGAACGGCTGGGCAGCAGCCCGGCGTTCAATCTGCATATCGGCGATTCGCGCCACGACGTGGGCTGCGCGCGCGCCGCGGGCTGTCCGGTGTTTCTTTTGCCCTATGGTTACAACGAAGGCGGGGACGTGCGAAAACTCGATTGCGATGCTATAGTCGAGTCGCTTGACCATGCGGCCGACCTGATTGCCGCCCAATGA
- the rpe gene encoding ribulose-phosphate 3-epimerase produces the protein MYRIAPSILSANFAKLGDEVGNVIASGADWIHFDVMDNHYVPNLTIGPLVCTAIRPLTKATIDVHLMVRPVDQLAQDFARAGANVITFHPEASDHVDRTLSLIREEGCLAGLVFNPATPLDYMDFVMDRLDNVMLMSVNPGFGGQQFIPATLDKLRAAKARLDAYEQKSGRRIMLEIDGGVKVDNIAEIARAGADTFVAGSAVFGAGKESDPHRYDSVIAALRAELKKA, from the coding sequence ATGTACCGAATCGCACCGAGCATTCTTTCCGCCAACTTCGCCAAACTGGGCGATGAAGTCGGCAACGTCATCGCTTCCGGCGCCGATTGGATTCACTTCGACGTGATGGACAACCATTATGTCCCCAACCTGACTATCGGTCCGCTGGTGTGCACGGCAATCCGGCCGCTGACCAAGGCGACGATCGACGTACATCTAATGGTGCGTCCAGTAGACCAACTGGCGCAGGATTTCGCCAGGGCCGGGGCGAATGTCATCACCTTTCACCCTGAAGCTTCCGATCATGTCGACCGTACCCTGAGTCTGATCCGCGAAGAAGGCTGCCTGGCCGGGCTGGTGTTCAACCCGGCGACGCCGCTCGACTATATGGATTTCGTCATGGACCGGCTCGACAACGTAATGCTGATGAGCGTGAACCCCGGCTTCGGTGGCCAGCAATTCATTCCGGCCACGCTCGACAAGCTGCGCGCCGCGAAAGCGCGGCTCGATGCCTACGAACAGAAGAGCGGGCGCAGGATCATGCTCGAAATCGACGGTGGGGTGAAGGTCGACAACATTGCCGAGATCGCCCGCGCCGGAGCCGATACTTTCGTCGCCGGCTCCGCCGTATTCGGCGCCGGCAAGGAAAGCGACCCGCATCGCTACGACTCGGTCATCGCGGCTTTGCGTGCAGAACTGAAAAAAGCATAA
- the apaG gene encoding Co2+/Mg2+ efflux protein ApaG, producing the protein MAESKKYEIRATVATQYLPEQSDPEQDRYAFSYTITISNTGNIAAQLISRHWIIADADNQIQEVRGLGVVGHQPLLQPGQSFEYTSGCVLATPVGSMRGSYQMTADDGVQFEVPIAEFVLSMPRVLH; encoded by the coding sequence ATGGCTGAATCGAAAAAATACGAAATCCGCGCCACCGTCGCGACACAATACCTGCCCGAGCAGTCTGATCCGGAGCAGGATCGCTATGCCTTCTCGTACACCATCACGATTTCCAACACCGGCAACATCGCCGCGCAACTGATTTCGCGGCACTGGATCATCGCCGATGCCGATAATCAGATACAGGAAGTGCGCGGCCTCGGCGTAGTGGGCCATCAGCCGCTGTTGCAGCCGGGCCAGTCCTTCGAATACACCAGCGGCTGCGTGCTGGCGACGCCGGTCGGTTCGATGCGTGGCAGCTACCAGATGACGGCCGATGACGGTGTTCAGTTCGAAGTGCCGATCGCCGAGTTCGTGCTGTCGATGCCGCGGGTGTTGCACTAG
- the mnmA gene encoding tRNA 2-thiouridine(34) synthase MnmA yields MDRSPAPSILLDTEAELLLQPEAGRNTVIVGMSGGVDSSVAALLLKRAGWKVIGLFMKNWEDDDDDEYCSSRQDLIDAMAAADIIGIDMEVVNFSAEYKERVFADFLREYQAGRTPNPDVLCNSEIKFKAFLDHALQLGADRIATGHYAQVCEANGKPGEFQLLKAEDGGKDQSYFLYRLSQAPLAKTLFPLGRLYKREVRRIARAAGLANHDKKDSTGICFIGERPFREFLQRYLPVSHGEIRALDSGRVLGKHLGLMYYTLGQREGLNIGGVCGEPELPWYVTDKDMEKNILYVVQGHEHPTLLRDKLQAADLTWISGRPPHTHWVYTAKTRYRQPDAPCEVEAVDAKSCEVRFAAPQWAITPGQSVVIYESKVCLGGGIIV; encoded by the coding sequence ATGGATCGCAGCCCCGCCCCATCCATACTTCTCGACACCGAGGCAGAACTGCTTCTGCAGCCGGAAGCCGGGCGCAATACCGTGATCGTCGGCATGTCCGGCGGCGTCGATTCGTCCGTCGCGGCGCTGTTGCTGAAACGCGCCGGGTGGAAGGTCATCGGCCTGTTCATGAAGAACTGGGAGGACGATGACGACGACGAATACTGCTCATCGCGCCAGGATCTCATCGATGCGATGGCCGCCGCCGACATCATCGGCATCGACATGGAAGTGGTGAATTTCTCGGCCGAATACAAGGAACGCGTGTTCGCCGATTTCCTGCGCGAATATCAGGCCGGACGCACCCCGAACCCGGATGTGCTGTGCAACTCCGAGATCAAGTTTAAGGCCTTTCTCGATCACGCGCTGCAACTCGGCGCCGATCGCATCGCCACCGGCCATTATGCGCAAGTGTGTGAAGCCAATGGAAAACCCGGCGAGTTCCAGTTGCTGAAGGCCGAGGACGGCGGCAAGGACCAGAGTTATTTCCTCTATCGCCTCTCCCAGGCGCCGCTGGCGAAGACGTTGTTTCCGCTCGGCCGACTCTACAAGCGCGAAGTGCGCCGCATCGCTCGGGCTGCGGGGCTGGCCAATCACGACAAGAAGGATTCGACCGGCATCTGCTTCATCGGCGAACGGCCGTTCCGAGAATTCCTGCAACGCTACCTGCCGGTAAGTCACGGCGAAATTCGCGCGCTCGACTCTGGCCGCGTGCTGGGCAAACATCTGGGCCTGATGTACTACACCCTGGGCCAGCGCGAGGGCTTGAACATCGGCGGCGTGTGCGGCGAGCCCGAACTGCCCTGGTATGTGACAGACAAGGACATGGAAAAAAACATTCTCTACGTCGTACAGGGCCATGAACACCCGACCTTGCTCCGCGACAAGCTGCAAGCCGCAGACCTGACCTGGATATCGGGGCGGCCGCCGCACACGCACTGGGTCTATACCGCAAAAACGCGCTATCGCCAGCCCGATGCCCCCTGCGAAGTGGAAGCAGTCGATGCGAAAAGTTGCGAAGTGCGCTTCGCCGCGCCGCAATGGGCGATCACGCCCGGGCAATCGGTCGTGATCTACGAATCGAAGGTTTGCCTCGGCGGCGGAATAATTGTCTAA
- a CDS encoding NUDIX hydrolase, producing MNDNIWKPNVTVAALVERGGRYLLVEEETNDGIRLNQPAGHLDENESLVAACARETLEESAWQFVPTALVGVYQWRRPQGDVTYLRFAFAGTLGMFDAQRKLDSGILRTVWMTPEEIRATQDRHRSPLIWQCVEDHMRGRRFPLDLVRHYDN from the coding sequence ATGAATGACAATATCTGGAAACCCAATGTGACTGTCGCCGCGCTGGTCGAACGCGGCGGCCGCTACCTGCTGGTGGAAGAGGAAACGAATGACGGCATCCGTCTCAACCAACCGGCCGGCCATCTCGATGAAAACGAATCCCTGGTCGCCGCCTGCGCGCGCGAAACGCTGGAAGAATCGGCCTGGCAATTCGTGCCGACCGCCCTTGTGGGGGTATATCAATGGAGGCGTCCCCAAGGCGACGTCACCTACCTTCGCTTCGCCTTTGCCGGGACGCTGGGCATGTTTGATGCACAACGCAAGCTCGATAGTGGCATCCTGCGCACCGTCTGGATGACGCCGGAGGAAATTCGCGCCACGCAGGATAGGCATCGCAGCCCGCTGATCTGGCAGTGCGTAGAGGATCACATGCGCGGGCGGCGCTTTCCGCTCGATCTGGTTCGACATTACGACAACTGA
- a CDS encoding branched-chain amino acid transaminase, whose amino-acid sequence MSMADRDGLIWYDGKLVSWREANIHVLTHSLHYGLSIFEGVRAYKTIFGTAIFRLKEHTERFFNSAHIYMMKLPYSKEQLMEAQKEVVRANKLESCYIRPVAFYGSGKMGINPFGAGVHVAIAAWEWGSYLGQEGMEKGIRVKTSSYARHHVNVTMARAKFAATYANSILANMEATQDGYDEALLLDVDGFVAEGAGENVFIVKNGVIYEPEIASALSGITRASILALASELGYEVRSQRLTRDDIYIADEAFFTGTAAEVTPIRELDNRVIGSGSRGPMTAKLQSLFFDVVNGKVPAHVDWLTKV is encoded by the coding sequence ATGTCCATGGCCGATCGCGACGGCTTGATCTGGTACGACGGCAAGCTGGTGTCTTGGCGCGAAGCCAATATCCATGTGTTGACGCACTCGCTGCATTACGGGCTGTCGATTTTTGAAGGTGTGCGTGCCTACAAAACGATTTTCGGTACCGCGATCTTTCGCCTCAAGGAGCATACCGAGCGGTTTTTCAACTCCGCTCACATCTACATGATGAAGCTGCCCTACAGCAAGGAACAGCTCATGGAGGCGCAAAAGGAGGTGGTGCGCGCCAACAAGCTCGAATCCTGCTATATCCGTCCGGTCGCCTTCTACGGTTCGGGAAAAATGGGCATCAACCCCTTTGGCGCCGGTGTGCATGTCGCCATCGCCGCCTGGGAATGGGGTTCCTATCTGGGACAGGAGGGCATGGAGAAGGGCATCCGCGTCAAGACTTCGTCCTACGCCCGCCATCACGTCAATGTCACCATGGCGCGCGCCAAGTTCGCTGCGACCTATGCCAACTCGATCCTCGCCAACATGGAAGCAACGCAGGATGGCTATGACGAGGCACTGCTGCTCGACGTCGATGGCTTCGTCGCCGAGGGCGCGGGCGAGAATGTGTTCATCGTCAAGAACGGTGTGATCTATGAGCCGGAAATCGCCTCGGCGCTGTCGGGCATCACGCGTGCCTCGATCCTCGCATTGGCCAGCGAACTCGGTTATGAAGTGCGCAGCCAGCGCCTGACGCGCGACGATATCTACATTGCCGACGAAGCCTTCTTTACCGGCACCGCCGCCGAAGTGACGCCGATTCGCGAACTCGATAACCGTGTCATCGGCAGCGGCAGCCGCGGCCCGATGACGGCCAAACTGCAAAGTCTTTTCTTCGATGTCGTCAATGGCAAGGTGCCGGCCCACGTCGACTGGCTGACGAAAGTCTAA
- a CDS encoding zinc-finger domain-containing protein, translating into MTQTNQASDTSRAVDVTAHDLPLHCPLPGAPLWARHPRVFLDVLKSGSAACPYCGTRYTFTGERPHGHH; encoded by the coding sequence ATGACCCAAACGAATCAAGCTTCTGATACCTCCCGCGCAGTCGATGTGACTGCACATGATTTGCCGCTGCATTGCCCGTTGCCCGGCGCACCGCTCTGGGCGCGGCACCCACGTGTCTTCCTCGATGTGCTGAAGAGCGGTAGCGCGGCCTGCCCTTACTGCGGCACGCGCTATACCTTCACCGGCGAACGTCCTCACGGCCATCATTGA
- the waaF gene encoding lipopolysaccharide heptosyltransferase II: MTVHSSLPTPHSSRILVVAPSWIGDTILAQPLFVRLHERGAMIDVLAPAWSAPLLQRMPQIRRVIESPFRHGDFAFFARRALGRQLAAAHYAAAYVLPNSWKSALVPFFAGIPERIGYQGEARFGLLNRRHKLDEAELPQLAQRYARLADPAGSTRVPPLPAPHLASSREQQQAARHALGLPLDASPVIFCPGAEYGPAKRWPAPHFAALAQRLGSQADPVWILGSAADQVIGDSIVERAGACAVNLCGRTSLEQAIDLIAAARLVVSNDSGLMHVAAALERPLLALYGSSSPVYTPPLSTRAKIVTLNVECSPCFQRQCPLGHFKCMEGMAPDYVLSQSRTL, translated from the coding sequence ATGACGGTTCACTCCTCACTTCCCACTCCTCACTCCTCACGCATCCTGGTCGTCGCCCCTTCCTGGATCGGCGACACGATACTGGCGCAACCGCTATTCGTCAGACTGCACGAGCGCGGGGCCATGATCGATGTGCTTGCCCCGGCATGGAGTGCGCCGCTGTTACAGCGCATGCCGCAAATCCGGCGCGTCATCGAGAGTCCGTTCCGGCATGGCGACTTTGCTTTTTTCGCGCGCCGCGCGCTGGGTCGGCAGCTTGCCGCCGCGCATTACGCCGCCGCCTATGTGCTGCCGAATTCGTGGAAGTCGGCGCTGGTGCCCTTCTTTGCCGGCATCCCCGAACGCATTGGGTATCAGGGCGAAGCCCGTTTCGGTTTGCTCAACCGTCGCCACAAACTCGATGAGGCGGAATTGCCCCAGCTTGCGCAACGCTATGCACGACTCGCCGATCCGGCCGGCTCCACCAGAGTGCCGCCGCTGCCAGCGCCGCATCTCGCATCGAGCAGGGAACAGCAGCAAGCGGCGCGCCATGCACTTGGTCTGCCGCTGGATGCCTCTCCGGTTATCTTCTGTCCCGGCGCCGAATACGGCCCGGCCAAGCGCTGGCCGGCGCCGCATTTCGCTGCATTGGCGCAACGGCTGGGCAGCCAGGCCGATCCGGTATGGATCCTCGGCTCGGCCGCTGACCAAGTCATTGGCGACAGCATCGTCGAACGTGCGGGCGCCTGTGCTGTCAACCTGTGCGGACGCACCTCGCTCGAACAGGCCATCGACCTGATTGCCGCCGCGCGGCTGGTCGTCAGCAACGACTCGGGGCTGATGCATGTCGCCGCTGCTCTGGAGCGGCCGCTGCTGGCGCTGTATGGCTCTTCCAGCCCGGTCTATACGCCGCCGCTGTCGACTCGTGCGAAGATAGTGACGCTGAATGTCGAATGCAGCCCCTGTTTCCAGCGCCAATGCCCGCTTGGACATTTCAAGTGCATGGAAGGCATGGCACCCGATTATGTTTTGAGTCAGTCGAGGACACTTTGA
- a CDS encoding YybH family protein, whose translation MSKAFFATPQDVEAAFYEAIERADLDALMQVWSEDEEIVCILPGGPRLAGYAMVREAWRRVFGGGTRLRVQVTPLSFVVSPFTAIHSLVQYVNVNDDPAQQTPVVATNVYARGPTGWRLVVHHASPAPPDSFSEAPKTLH comes from the coding sequence TTGAGCAAGGCATTTTTCGCTACACCGCAGGATGTCGAAGCCGCCTTCTACGAGGCCATCGAACGCGCCGACCTGGATGCGCTGATGCAGGTCTGGTCCGAGGACGAGGAAATCGTCTGCATCCTTCCCGGCGGCCCGCGCCTTGCCGGTTACGCCATGGTGCGCGAAGCCTGGCGGCGCGTGTTTGGCGGCGGCACGCGTCTGCGCGTGCAGGTGACGCCGCTCAGTTTCGTCGTCAGTCCCTTCACCGCCATTCACAGCCTGGTCCAATATGTCAACGTCAATGACGATCCGGCGCAGCAGACGCCCGTCGTTGCCACCAATGTCTATGCGCGCGGCCCGACCGGCTGGCGACTGGTTGTGCATCACGCCTCGCCCGCGCCGCCCGACTCGTTCAGTGAAGCGCCGAAAACACTACATTAA
- a CDS encoding phosphomannomutase/phosphoglucomutase: MKAPPREIFKAYDIRGIVNETLTADGVRRIGQALGSDARARGLAVIVIGRDGRLSGPELAAALATGITSAGIDVIDIGRVPTPVTYFAAEHLGVGSCVSVTGSHNPPNYNGLKMVLGGQTLYGDLISGLRRRIENDELDTGKGQRSTAKVEADYLNRIVGDVKLSRPMKIVVDCGNGVAGELAPELFRRLGCEVIELFCKIDGTFPNHHPDPSKPENLCDVQQALRDTDAELGLAFDGDGDRLGVVTRDGEIIFPDRQLMLFAADVLARNPGAQIIYDVKCSRWVAQSVRHQGGRPLMWNTGHALIKTKLKETGALLAGEMSGHIFFKERWYGFDDALYTGARLLEIISRWPDANWPLQHLPNAISTPELNIKMKEGEPHALIEKLQREGRFPNARELITIDGVRAEYADGFGLARASNTTPVVVMRFEGDSQEALARIQAEFKTALQVAWPGLQTGF, translated from the coding sequence ATGAAAGCCCCACCCCGGGAAATCTTTAAGGCCTATGACATTCGTGGTATTGTCAACGAAACGCTGACCGCCGACGGCGTGAGGCGGATTGGTCAGGCGCTCGGCAGCGATGCGCGGGCGCGCGGACTCGCTGTGATCGTGATCGGCCGCGACGGGCGCCTCTCCGGGCCGGAACTCGCCGCTGCGCTCGCCACCGGCATCACCAGCGCCGGAATCGATGTCATCGACATCGGCCGCGTACCGACGCCGGTCACTTATTTCGCCGCCGAACATCTCGGTGTCGGCAGTTGCGTTTCGGTTACCGGCAGCCACAACCCGCCCAACTACAACGGCCTCAAGATGGTGCTCGGTGGGCAGACGCTGTATGGCGATCTGATCAGCGGGCTGCGGCGGCGCATCGAAAACGATGAACTCGATACGGGCAAGGGTCAGCGCAGCACTGCCAAGGTCGAGGCCGATTATTTGAATCGCATCGTCGGTGACGTAAAACTGTCGCGGCCGATGAAAATCGTCGTCGATTGCGGCAACGGCGTTGCCGGCGAACTCGCGCCCGAATTGTTCCGCCGCCTGGGCTGCGAGGTCATTGAATTGTTCTGCAAGATCGATGGCACTTTTCCCAACCATCATCCCGATCCCTCCAAGCCGGAAAACCTGTGCGATGTGCAGCAGGCTCTGCGCGACACCGATGCCGAGCTGGGACTCGCCTTCGATGGCGACGGCGACCGCCTCGGCGTCGTCACCAGGGATGGCGAGATCATCTTCCCCGATCGCCAGTTGATGTTGTTCGCCGCCGACGTGCTGGCGCGCAATCCCGGCGCGCAGATTATTTACGACGTGAAGTGCTCGCGCTGGGTTGCGCAATCGGTGCGGCATCAGGGCGGCCGGCCACTGATGTGGAATACCGGCCATGCATTGATCAAGACCAAGCTCAAGGAAACCGGCGCGCTGTTGGCCGGCGAGATGAGCGGACATATTTTCTTCAAGGAACGCTGGTATGGCTTCGACGATGCGCTCTATACCGGCGCCCGGCTGCTGGAAATCATCTCGCGCTGGCCGGATGCCAACTGGCCGCTGCAGCACCTGCCCAACGCCATCTCGACGCCCGAACTGAACATCAAGATGAAGGAAGGCGAGCCGCATGCGCTGATTGAAAAACTCCAGCGCGAAGGCAGGTTCCCCAACGCGCGCGAACTCATCACCATCGACGGCGTGCGCGCCGAATATGCCGATGGCTTCGGCTTGGCACGCGCCTCCAATACCACGCCGGTCGTCGTGATGCGCTTCGAAGGCGACAGTCAGGAAGCGCTGGCACGCATTCAGGCCGAATTCAAGACGGCTTTACAAGTCGCGTGGCCGGGGTTGCAAACAGGTTTTTGA